The following proteins come from a genomic window of Streptococcus oralis:
- the ulaG gene encoding L-ascorbate 6-phosphate lactonase produces MPNVKEITRESWILATFPEWGTWLNEEIEEEVVPEGHFSMWWLGNCGTWIKTPGGANVVMDLWSNRGKSTKKVKDMVRGHQMANMAGVRKLQPNLRVQPMVIDPFAINELDYYLVSHFHSDHIDPYTAAAILNNPKLEHVKFIGPYHCGLIWEGWGVPKERIIVVKPGDTIELKDMKIHAVESFDRTCLVTLPVNGADETGGELAGLAVTDEEMAQKAVNYIFETPGGTIYHGADSHFSNYFAKHGKDFKIDVALNNYGENPVGIQDKMTSIDLLRMAENLRAKVIIPVHYDIWSNFMASTNEILELWKMRKDRLQYNFHPFIWEVGGKYTYPQDQHLVEYHHPRGFDDCFEQDSNIQFKALL; encoded by the coding sequence ATGCCAAACGTAAAAGAAATTACAAGAGAATCATGGATTCTAGCAACTTTTCCAGAGTGGGGAACATGGCTCAACGAAGAAATTGAAGAAGAAGTCGTCCCTGAAGGACACTTTTCAATGTGGTGGCTTGGTAACTGTGGAACTTGGATCAAGACACCTGGTGGAGCTAACGTTGTGATGGACCTTTGGTCAAACCGTGGAAAATCTACTAAAAAAGTGAAAGATATGGTTCGTGGGCACCAAATGGCCAATATGGCAGGGGTGCGCAAATTGCAACCAAACTTGCGCGTGCAGCCGATGGTGATTGACCCATTTGCAATCAATGAGTTGGACTACTACTTGGTTTCTCACTTCCATAGCGATCACATTGATCCTTATACAGCAGCAGCGATTTTGAACAATCCAAAATTGGAGCATGTTAAATTTATCGGACCTTACCATTGCGGACTCATCTGGGAAGGATGGGGAGTTCCAAAAGAACGCATTATTGTAGTTAAACCGGGTGACACGATTGAACTTAAAGACATGAAGATTCATGCTGTTGAATCCTTTGACCGTACTTGTTTGGTAACATTACCAGTCAATGGCGCTGATGAGACAGGTGGAGAATTAGCAGGTTTGGCTGTCACTGATGAAGAAATGGCACAAAAAGCTGTTAACTATATCTTTGAAACACCAGGTGGTACCATTTATCATGGTGCAGACTCTCACTTCTCAAACTACTTTGCGAAACATGGCAAAGACTTTAAGATTGACGTTGCTTTGAATAACTATGGTGAAAATCCAGTTGGTATTCAAGACAAGATGACATCTATTGACCTTCTCCGTATGGCAGAAAACTTACGTGCTAAAGTCATTATCCCAGTTCACTATGACATCTGGTCAAACTTTATGGCTTCGACAAATGAAATCTTAGAATTGTGGAAAATGAGAAAAGACCGTTTGCAGTACAACTTCCATCCATTTATCTGGGAAGTAGGAGGTAAGTATACTTATCCTCAAGACCAACACTTGGTAGAATATCATCACCCACGTGGATTTGATGATTGCTTCGAGCAAGATTCAAATATCCAATTCAAAGCTTTACTCTAA